From Pseudoalteromonas sp. Scap06:
GGTAAAATTTTAAACCCATTGAGCTCAAACACTTTACGGGTTTGTCCTGGCACTACAAATTCACCCTCGTTACCCAAACAAAATAAGTGGCGCTTATCGTAATAGCTCACTTCTCCATTTGGTTGTACCCAATAAAACCGGTTGGCCTTTTTGTCTCCTTGGGTTACCAATACTGAGCCTGCAATCACTGCATTATGTTGTTTAGCTTGTGTTTTAAGCCAACTCAGTACTGAGCCATTTTCAGCCTCACCACAATCAAGGTTAACCGCAAATCCAGTGGCAAAGGTTTCGGGCAATACAATTAAATCTGGTTTATTGGTGATGTTGGCAAGTTGTTGTTCAAACATAGCTAAATTGGCTTTTTTATCGAGCCAATGCAATGAGTTTTGTAATAGTGCTAAAGTTAAAGTTGACATAAAATCTGCGCCGCCTCTATTAGGATTTGATCGTTTTAAGCAAAACATAAACGAATAACTTTATCGCCATTAGGCTGCTTGTATTGCATATCCATCGATTACCACAACAGTGGTCTCATTTAGAAACCTTAAGCATTCCTATTTTTGATAACGGCCATGATATTGACCGTTTAAGCTTATTAGTTAGCGATCACCATTTGCACTCACCGATTAAATTTGGTGTATTAATTCGCGATCATGGCTTATATGCAGTTGGCAAAAATATTGCTGAAGTGCGTCGCCACCTAGAAGCACTAGAGTTTTTGTTTAGCTGCGAATTAGAGCGATTAAAAATCACCGGCATTCGAGCGAGCAATACACCTCATCATCGATAACTAACAAGCAAGTATTTAATGGTAATGCTCGTACATTTTATCTAGCGGCTCAGAAAGGCCACTTTCTTGTACTATACGTACATGTTTGCGTTTTAATTCGCGAGCACTGGTAACGCCACAAGAATGTGCAATAAGCCCCGCACCGTAATGGATGTATTTATTATAATTTGCAACTCGCTGCGCTTTATCTTCAACATTCAAACCACGTTGTAAACGTTCATTATGCGTAGTAATTCCTGTTGGGCAAGTATCTTTATTACATTGCATAGCCTGAATGCAGCCTAGTGCAAACATATGCCCTCGGGCAGAAACTACAAAGTCGGCTCCTAGTGCTAATGCCCATGCGACTTTGGAAGGCACAATTAATTTACCCGAAACAATAATTTTAACTCGCTCTCTAAGACCATGTTTCTTTAATAGCTGTATAACTAAAGGGAGGCTTTCTTTAAGCGGTAACCCTACAGAATCTAATAAAGATTGTGGTGCTGCGCCGGTACCGCCATCCGCACTATCAATAGTAATAAAGTCGGGCGCGGACTCAATACCACGATGATTAATCTCGGCGAATAAACTTTCTAACCAAGTATGTTCACCAATAACCGCTTTAAAGCCTGTTGGTTTACCCGTTGCAGTTCTGATGGTGGTAAGCATGTCTAGAATATCGCTTGGATTTTTTATCTCTGGGTGCCCATTTGGGCTAATAGAATCCTGCCCTTCGGGTATGCCTCTTATTTTGGCAATTTCAGCATTCACTTTTCGCCCAGGTAACATGCCGCCTTTTCCGGGCTTAGCTCCTTGGCTCATTTTCAGTTCAAACATTTTAACTGCTGGATGCGCAGCAACGGCTTTTAGCTTTTCTGTACTTAAATTTCCCTGCTCGTCGCGTACACCGTATTTTGCGGTGCCAATTTGAAATACAATATCGGCGCCACCTTCTAAGTGATACGGACTAAGGCCGCCTTCCCCCGTGTTCATCCAACATCCTGCTAATTTTGCCCCCTTCGATAGTGCACGTACAGCCGGGCTGGATAGCGCACCAAAGCTCATGCCCGATATATTAAATAGCGAATTTGTGGTGTAAGGAAATTTACAGTAAGGGCCAAGCGTTATGTTGCTCGGCGCTAAGGCTTCTTCATCTAAGGTAGGAAACGCACAGTTCATAAACATGACTGTGCCTGTGGCCTCTAAACTTTGAGTTGAACCAAAAGCGGCCGTGTGATCAACATCTTTAGCCGCGCGGTAGACCCAACTGCGCTCGGCGCGATTAAAGGGCATTTCTTCACGATCGAGGGCAAAAAAATACTGTCTAAAAAACTCACCTTGGCGCTCAAAGAAATAACGAAAACGTCCAATCACGGGATAATTACGCCTAATAGCATGCTTTGTTTGCGTAACATCTCGAATATAAAAAATAGCAATTAATACAACCAGCAATCCCAATGCAACAATAAATAGGCTGGCAAACACATCGATACTGAACATTATAAACTGACTCATTACTTATCCTTAAATGCTAAAAAAGCGTGATGCCATCAAATAACACCACACTTTTATAGTTTCAAAATAATGCGCTTTTAGCTATCTGTTTTTGCTAACTCTGCTTGTATATACAAACGTATTTGTTGCTCAAGCACCGACAAAGGTACTGAGCCATGGCGCAATATTTGATGATGAAACTCACGAATATCAAATTGCTGACCTAATGCTTGCTCAGCCTCTGCGCGCAGACGTTTAATTGTTAACTCACCAATTTTGTAAGACAGCGCTTGTGCTGGCCACGAAATATAACGGTCGGTTTCCGTTTTTACATTATGTAATGAAAGTGCCGTATTATCAGCCATAAAGTTCATTGCACGCTCTCGACTCCAGCCATACATATGCATCCCCGTATCAACCACTAAACGTGCAGCACGCCACATTTCGTAGGTTAAACGACCAAAGTTGCTATATGGGTCTTGATAAAAACCAGCCTCAACCCCTAAGTACTCTGAATATAACCCCCAGCCTTCACCAAATGCTGATAAATAGGCATCTCGGCGATAGCTA
This genomic window contains:
- a CDS encoding amidohydrolase; the protein is MSTLTLALLQNSLHWLDKKANLAMFEQQLANITNKPDLIVLPETFATGFAVNLDCGEAENGSVLSWLKTQAKQHNAVIAGSVLVTQGDKKANRFYWVQPNGEVSYYDKRHLFCLGNEGEFVVPGQTRKVFELNGFKILPQVCYDLRFPVFQRNNNDYDVMINIANWPAARRNVWDTLLMARAMENLCYVVGVNRVGEDGNGIDHSGGTAVYDFKGEPLIKAHDDQQALLTITLNKAPLDEFRAKFPAHLDADAFALV
- a CDS encoding FMN-binding glutamate synthase family protein, producing MSQFIMFSIDVFASLFIVALGLLVVLIAIFYIRDVTQTKHAIRRNYPVIGRFRYFFERQGEFFRQYFFALDREEMPFNRAERSWVYRAAKDVDHTAAFGSTQSLEATGTVMFMNCAFPTLDEEALAPSNITLGPYCKFPYTTNSLFNISGMSFGALSSPAVRALSKGAKLAGCWMNTGEGGLSPYHLEGGADIVFQIGTAKYGVRDEQGNLSTEKLKAVAAHPAVKMFELKMSQGAKPGKGGMLPGRKVNAEIAKIRGIPEGQDSISPNGHPEIKNPSDILDMLTTIRTATGKPTGFKAVIGEHTWLESLFAEINHRGIESAPDFITIDSADGGTGAAPQSLLDSVGLPLKESLPLVIQLLKKHGLRERVKIIVSGKLIVPSKVAWALALGADFVVSARGHMFALGCIQAMQCNKDTCPTGITTHNERLQRGLNVEDKAQRVANYNKYIHYGAGLIAHSCGVTSARELKRKHVRIVQESGLSEPLDKMYEHYH